The Meles meles chromosome 15, mMelMel3.1 paternal haplotype, whole genome shotgun sequence genome contains the following window.
AGGCAAAGTCAAAGCTACGGCCCATTCCTCATCCTCGAACTAATGGGCCCAAGATAGGGAGCCGAGGCTGAAGGAGTTGCAGCGGTTCAGAAGGCAGAGGTGGGAAAAGTCCTGATTCACTGGAGACAGCAGCTCTGGTCTCTCATGAGAATCAGGAGATCAAGCACAGCCCTGGCCCTGAGAGCCCagccaggcccagagagggcagacACGGAAGTCTAAGTGATGACGCAAAGACCAAAGAGAACTCATACCCCATAAGCATCTTCCAGGCTCAGTACTCCCAGCATCTCAATGGTCATCCTCCTCGAGTGGTCACCCGTGCACTAGCGGTCACTTGCCCTAGATGGACGTTTCATCACATGTGGCTAGAGGAGCCCCAGTAAGCCGAATGTGTGCTGGGCTCGGACAAGGATCAAGCAGGAAGGGTGGAGGGAAGCCACCAAAGCCACTGCCCCTCTTGGCCAAGGCCAGGGGCAGCCGCTCATCTTCAGGAGAAGGCGAGGGAGGGTCCTGGCTGTAACTCGTGGTCCCAGACGGGGGGGCCCCCAGATCCAAGCCCACCTTGTCTCTAGCCAGAAGCTCCCTCTGTCGCCGTCGCTGCTGACGCCGGCCAATCAGAAGAAGAGTCAGCGATGCTGCAAGAACCCCCAGGAGAAAGCCGGCCAGTCCAGCGCCCACTGTGTGGGCCTGACTTGGGGGACCCCGCTGGCTGCCCCACACCAAGCTGTAAGCAGCCACCACCCGGGCCGCGCCCCCCTCCTGACATTCGCAGGCGTAAGCACCCAGGGCGCCTGGGGTTACTACCACCTCCAGCCCGTCCCGCCGGGGGGGAAGTGCAGTCACCCCACCGGGCTGGTGCCACACACAGGACGCCCATGCCGAACTTGGGGAACATGGCAAGACCACGTGTGCCGCTGTAGCCACAGGAACTTCAAACACTACTGGGCGTTCTGcggagagagagcagagacacGAAAGGCGGTAATGCTACTGGCTGGGCTGTAACACGGCGAATGATGGCATGGTATCAGACCCAAGAAGGGGCCGTGGGGACAAAGATACAAAGGAGATGCCCAAAGACAGTAAGACCATAAGTCACTGGCTGCCATATCTTCCAATTTTTAAAGTGGGTCGCAAATGGACAGCATTCTAGCCCCCTTCACCCACTCTACCCACATTCCCCTAAACCATACAGACCTCCCGGCTCTTTGGGGCACAAAGAAGACACGTCTGCCGACTCTATGTCTTGGACCAGCCTGTACGGAAGAGAATACTGGGTAAATCCAGTGCTAGCATCCCCTTCCGATTTCCTCAGTACCAATGAACATTCGGCAGCAGAATGAAACCACAGCTCCCATCATCTCATAAATCACTCCTGAAACTATCAGTCAACATTCTCTTAATGTAAAACTTCCCCCCAGTGCCCCCTTGACTGTTCGTGACACTTGCCAAGTCAATTCTAGACATATTTCCAGCAGACCACAGAGAACTAAATTTGCAGTAAGTCTGTTGGAAAGGTGTTGGGAGGGcgctttaaaaaatgcatacgAGTGTTCCATGAAATGTATTTGGGTATCTATAACCACAAGATTtctctggggaagaaaaaaaaaacataaaaactacaGTTAACCTGTTTTCTATTAAGAGAGAAAACTTCTTTTCTATAAAAGTTAATCAAAATTCTATGAGGGTCAGGGAGATGACTTTTTGTTTCATAAAGGCTGCTCCTCTCTATGGAGGAAATTTCTCTCTCCAACACCTGCTTCAAACAACACAATCCTGGTACTTCCAGGATATGTGTGACTGTGCCTGACAGCAAGGCAGACTGCCCACTCCGAACTCCCTGTCACCACTCCCCAGAGGGAGACCTTCCCCGAGCTGTCAGTGGAGATCAAGTTCTAACAGAACATACAAAAGCCTCAGCAAAGATAGACTCCATTTGAGTGTGACTGCCTTCCACATGAATTAAGGTCCCTGAAATGAGCTCCAAGATTGGCATGAATACATTACAGTCTTCTGGGTAAAACCAAGGTCACTTAGTTTGGCTGAGAGCTAGGAACATGGGAAGGCCATATGTGCAGCTATAGCCACGGGAACTCCACAgtctctttttctcatttgtatgAATGAGGTGTGGAAGATAGAGATCATAGAAGTACCAActtggtgggatgcctgggtggctcagtcagttgggtgtctgtctCTTGAtactggttcaggtcatggtctcaggctcctagGATGGAGCCTCACCCACCTCACCTCAGACTCTGCACTCaacagggcgtctgcttctctccttcttcctctccctttgcccctcaccccttacatgcactctctctcacacataaattttttttttaatgaattaagaaaaaaaaaaaaagaagtagcaacTTGGTAATTTCCTGTATTACCAAGAAATAACCTAGCATATAGACATACCTCACACCCCCTAAACACATATATCTTAAGGGGACCCTGAGTACACAGGATatccaaaaacaatgaaattcttattttaatggGTATTAAAACAATAAAGCACTTGCCTTGTCTCAGCATTTAGAAATTCTCCCAAAAGAAACCACCAGATCAAAGTTGTTAAGGAAAAACTGATTCCCAAAGAGAGTCTTTACTTCTATAATTTTGGTAGTTTTGTGGTTCAGTAATATGTACAAATGTACTGTAAATTAACTGGGCTTCAAAATAGGAAATCTCAAAGTCAGtttgaaaaaaatactttccAAGCAATCAGTTAAAAATGTTTCATCAAAGGGAATATCACCAAAAATGTCAAAGACTTAAGAAAAACACCAATTCCAATTGATGGACATTGTCTGGATCCTAACTTAAACAACTATCTTAAAGTATACGCTGGCtttgagaaaactggaaaattgcAACACTGACAGGATGTCTCATGACATTAAATTTATgggataataatgataatacggtttcatttttaattccatCTGTGTTAAAGATATATACTGCCAGATTTATGGATAAAGTGATAAGATGTTCAAGATTTGCTATAAAACAACAGGGAGTGAGTGAGGGTATTGGTGAAGCAAGGTCAGGAGTTGATAGTTGTGAAGTTGAGCAACAGATGATAGGAATTCATTGTATTATTTGACTTTTGAATGTTTGAAATCccttataataaaatgttttttaacagAGTTCttgttgggggcaggggacatACCTGGGCAACTCCATTGGTTAAgcactgacttcagctcaggtcatgatgccagggtcctggggtggagcccgtGGTGGGCTCtatgctcattggggagtctgcttgtccttctacccctccctccactcatgctcgctctctctctctcaaataataaataaaatatttttaaaaatttaaaaagaaaaaaatgagagagagtcCTGACCTGAGAGAgatatatactgaaatatttcTGATGGGTATGATGCCAGGGATTTGCTTCAATGTGACATACAATTTTAAGCTAGCTGCTGAGGGGAAAAGAGATGGTCGGATGCCCCAATGGTCAAAGGAGACCAGTGAAGAGATTGCCagaataatccagtcaagaagtgATGATGGCTTGGACTAGGGTGATAGCGACAGAGAAGGAGGGGAGTGGCTGTGGACTGAGGATATGACAGATGGAGCTAGAGTCAGTACAAACTGCACGACAGCAAGGGCAATTGTGGCTTGGATGGAGGTCCCTTTCTCACAATGATGAAAATCACAGGTAGAGCACgtgaaggaaagaggaaacaatGTGCTGAGACTCGCTAAGCTGGAGTTGCCTGTGAAGCCTCCCAAGGGACTATCAGGTAGACCGCGAGTCAGGGAATCCCACAGGTCAACTAAAGACACATCAGTGGTGGTCAGCGCCACTCGGCGTTGAAGATAGTGGGAATGTGACCACTTTGAGAGTGTGTGGAAGTGTAAGGAGAAGGACTGAACCCCAAGGAATACCAACATTCTGAAGTGGGATGGAAAAGGAATCAGTAAGGGAGACAgactggtgggggagggaggacatCCGGGATtacgcagggtcacagaaggcaAGAGGATCACAAGGAAGTTCGGAGGGAGCAGTCAAGAGTGCAAACACTTCTGACAGCTCTTGTAAAGTGAAAACTGAGAAGTGTGTGGCAACCTGGAGGTCAGTCACACAGTCAGGGCAGGTCCAGCAGAGAAGCAAGGACACGGATGAGGCAGCACCAGACAGTCAGTATGGACTGACAGATGGACACACAAGTGACACAAACagaatcatacacacacacacacagggcagcattaacagatgagaaactttttttttaagtagctccacttaggggtgcctgggtggctcagtcagttatgcatttgactcttgatttccgctcaggtcatgatctcaggactgtgacaTCCAGCCCGGCATTGGccctgcactgagcgtggagcctgcttgggattctcactgtccctctccctttgtacCCCAACCTCACCATCCGTACCCCCCCACTCACGCtctcaaaaaaatagaataaaataaaaatgaggggtgcctgggtggctcagtgggttaaagcctctgccttctgctcaggtcatgatctcagggtcctgggatcgagccccgcatcgggctctctgtttggcagggagcctgcttcctcttctctctgcctacttctgatctgtctctgtcaaagaaataaataaaatcttaataaaaaataaaataaaataaaacaaaaacgaAGTAGgatccatgcccaacatggggcttgaactcctcacactgagattaagagtcgcatgctctaccgaGGATCCAGGTACCCTGCAGATGAGAAGTAGACACAAACACGTGGATGGGCCGGTGCCCTGGGACAACAGGCAAGAGACCAACGCAGCGACACTCACCCGCCATGCTCGCCAGCATGGGCCACACACGCATCCAGCCGGAGGCTCCAGGCACAGGCAGGGTCTTGGGCCAGAATGCACTCCGAGCAGCTCTGGAGACGGCCACAGTTGGTGGTGTTCACTTGAGTCACCTCGGTCCGGGAGCCCACCAGGAGCCAATTCtacagaaagagagtgaggaagaagaCACTGGCTCTCCCAGACCTCAGGGTAACAAACTGGCTCTGGTCTCAGAGATACCCCCACCACACTCCCCCAAATCTATAACTCACCTGATACAATTTCATACTCTCAACTGGCTGCGGCTCTGGGAATAAGGCCAGATCCTCCAGGACGCTGAGCTGGGCTCCAATCCGCACGGCTCGGTGGAGGTGTCCATCCTCTAGGAAGCAGACGGGTGGCCAGACAGAATGATAGAACCGCCCCTGTGCCTGGCGACACTAACACCTGTACATGCAGGACCCACTCTGTGACAGGAGCACGTGTGCCCTGggtgggctccttgctgggccgTTAAACATACCTGTCCCCAGGTAGAGCACATCATACTCTGTCCCTGAGAGGCTGGTCACCCTGTGTGCCACAACTCGGAGATAGTCTGTATCCGTACTGACGAGCAGGGGATGGTCATCAGTTGGAAACACTGGCTGGTCCATGAGAGGGTGGTCCCGGATGAAGGTGAGCACACGATCAGGCAGGGAGAGTGATGAGCCAAACTGCTGGAGCTTCATGTTGTTGGTGAGGCACTAGAGGAAACACAGGACAGGTGACAGTTTCCCAGGGGCCAGGAAGTGTCTGTGATGCCTGGTTGGGCCTTTCCTCTCCTGTGGCCATGCAGGTGTGAAGTGAAAAGatgccccaccccctcacctctccAGGTCTGGGCTGGGGGACATCGTTGTCCATGACAGGCAGTCCCCTGTTGCAGTCATGTTTCAGCTCTCTGAAGGAACCATTCAGCACTGTCCGAATGTCTTGGGGTTGGAAGGCACAGACAGCAGAAATGGCTGCCCCCTCCCTGTAAGAGTCACAGGTTGGAGGCAGATATTTGGAGGGAACAAGGGAACAGCAACTCACCCCTGACAAATAAGAGGACCCATGAGAAAGGCAAAGGGAGCCATGAAGCCCGCTCCAGGGACAGCCCACCCCCTCAGAAGCAGACAGCACAGACACTGCACCCACCCCCCATCATCTCCCGCCCAGTAACTCtcccccacaccaggctcccctCACCACTGGGAGGAAAAGATGCCGTAAAAGATGGGGGTCTCCGATCCGTGCTCAGGTCGGAGAATGGCCATGTCCTGCAGGACACTGGAGGCCCGGCCATGCTCAGGGCCTGGACAGAGTAGGTCAGCCTTCAGAAAGGTCGTCCATCTGTGCTGGAGGGTCTTCCGGCCCCCAAGGTCCCCCTGGGGTGACAAGGGCATGGGAAGTTCTCTTTAGAAGAACAACATTGTGGGAGGCATGTGGACACCGAGAGAGGTTTCCCTGTCTTCAGGCAGACACGGACAGATGGGAAGACAGATACACAGAAACTCAAGGATGGAGGTACAGAGTACTGCAGGGAAAGGACATCCGGGGTTGGATGGGGTCACAGTAACAATGGCGGTGACTGAGTTCGTTGCGCACTTATGAAATACCGCCCTACAAGCTTTCCATAAGCCACCTCAttaaatcctcaaaacaacccttATAGCCAGAAGTCATTACTATCCTCATCTCACAGGGGAGGTTCAAAGACGCTAAAGGAGCTGCCCAGAGTCACAGAGGAAGGAACTGGTGgagccaggacttgaacccaagACTAGCTCTCAAAAGTTCCTGTCCTTTGACCTCTCCACCAGTCCACCTCCTGGGGACAGTGTGTCATAGGGTAATTATAGGGGTGAAAGGCCAGAGTCTTTCCCCACACTCCCCAAGCTCCCAGAAAAGAAgttgaaacagaagaaaaaaggagacagaggacagacacaaagacagagtcccagagagaaaaagacaggacaGGCAGAGCAGAAGAGGACAAACAGCTGGAACAGTGGTCTCACCGCACACACACGGGCCACCCGTGGGACCTTAATGCGCTCATACGAGTCAAATGCTCGGGAAGTCTCCGTAAAGAAGAAGTAGATCTCATCATCTCCGTCTTCATCCCCCCACTCGGCTGGGCTCAAGGCCACGGCTGCAGCAAAGGCTGGGGCTGGAGAGACCAGTGGCCTCAGATACCACAGACACAGCCTGGGGCCACTCGGCCTCAGCCAGCTCTGTCCCCCACCgagcacccctccccctctccccaccgtTAAGCCAGGAGGGTAAGGTCTCTGTCCGAATCCAGTCCTCGGTGCGACCCACAGCCCGGGAGATAATCGGCTCCGTCCCCAGGTAATTTTTCACAGTGGCAGCATAGAGGACACCCCCTGCAGGGCGACAGGGAGGAGACAGGCTGTCAGAGACGACTGAGGGGAACCAAGGGTTGCAGACACAGCAGCATCTCACTTCCAGTCAACGTAGACACAAAGCACTCCAGGGTGGGAAAGGCCACCCGTGTTAAGGGAAAACTGCCAGCATGCTGATGtgcaggaaggaagaggaagggctgCTCTGGTGAGAATCAAGCTTTGTCTGTCTgttggcttttttgttgttatgaCTGTTTTTGGGCTGCCTCTATCCCGTACTGCCGTGATGACACTGACGCTCCAGGAAGGGGGCTCGCTTTGCAGCATGCCCGGTCTGACTTCCGCTGTCCCACTCTGGCACACGTCTGAGGGAATTGGTGCTCCTTCTGACTGGGGATGGACCCTGCTCCGGAACCAGGCACAGCTTTAGGGTGTACCTGCACCCATTGGGGGATTGATCAAAACACAGATTCCTGGCCCCCGGGCCCAGCAATTCTCACCCAGCAGAGTTAGGGGAGGGTCCAAGAACTAAGTTTAAGCCACCTGAGTTACCCTCATGTGGGTGATTCAGGACCACCCTTGGAGGAACACCAACCTGGGGGATTCGTGAATGCTGCACAGGCAGCCAGAGGAAGCGAGGAGGCGGACCCTCTCTCCTGGTACAGTGCAGGAGCACAGGTGCTCCAGGGATGGTGGGGACTAGAGAAGACAGAAACCACAGAGCCCCAGCAGGAAGGGGAGGTACAGCTCTGTGGGAGGAGTCTAAGACACCTATAGCCGCCCTATAACAAGACAAGCGCTCACACGCAACTAGGAGACAATAACTCAGGGGTAGCAGGTCGTGAGCCCCGGAGGAGTTCTGTGTCTCCCAGGAACTCTGGAGAGAACAGAGTGGCATTCCTT
Protein-coding sequences here:
- the SEMA4F gene encoding semaphorin-4F isoform X4; protein product: MVPEAHRQNCRKKGKKEDVSSFQQVERLENGRGKCPFEPAQRSAAVMAGGVLYAATVKNYLGTEPIISRAVGRTEDWIRTETLPSWLNAPAFAAAVALSPAEWGDEDGDDEIYFFFTETSRAFDSYERIKVPRVARVCAGDLGGRKTLQHRWTTFLKADLLCPGPEHGRASSVLQDMAILRPEHGSETPIFYGIFSSQWEGAAISAVCAFQPQDIRTVLNGSFRELKHDCNRGLPVMDNDVPQPRPGECLTNNMKLQQFGSSLSLPDRVLTFIRDHPLMDQPVFPTDDHPLLVSTDTDYLRVVAHRVTSLSGTEYDVLYLGTEDGHLHRAVRIGAQLSVLEDLALFPEPQPVESMKLYQNWLLVGSRTEVTQVNTTNCGRLQSCSECILAQDPACAWSLRLDACVAHAGEHGGLVQDIESADVSSLCPKEPGERPVVFEVPVATAAHVVLPCSPSSAWASCVWHQPGGVTALPPRRDGLEVVVTPGALGAYACECQEGGAARVVAAYSLVWGSQRGPPSQAHTVGAGLAGFLLGVLAASLTLLLIGRRQQRRRQRELLARDKVGLDLGAPPSGTTSYSQDPPSPSPEDERLPLALAKRGSGFGGFPPPFLLDPCPSPAHIRLTGAPLATCDETSI
- the SEMA4F gene encoding semaphorin-4F isoform X2; protein product: MLASATLPLLGSLPPPASPFPLLLLAVLSGPVSGRVPRSVPRTSLPISEADSYLTRFTVPQTYNYSVLLVDPASHTLYVGARDTIFALSLPFSGERPRRIDWMVPEAHRQNCRKKGKKEDVSSFQQVERLENGRGKCPFEPAQRSAAVMAGGVLYAATVKNYLGTEPIISRAVGRTEDWIRTETLPSWLNAPAFAAAVALSPAEWGDEDGDDEIYFFFTETSRAFDSYERIKVPRVARVCAGDLGGRKTLQHRWTTFLKADLLCPGPEHGRASSVLQDMAILRPEHGSETPIFYGIFSSQWEGAAISAVCAFQPQDIRTVLNGSFRELKHDCNRGLPVMDNDVPQPRPGECLTNNMKLQQFGSSLSLPDRVLTFIRDHPLMDQPVFPTDDHPLLVSTDTDYLRVVAHRVTSLSGTEYDVLYLGTEDGHLHRAVRIGAQLSVLEDLALFPEPQPVESMKLYQNWLLVGSRTEVTQVNTTNCGRLQSCSECILAQDPACAWSLRLDACVAHAGEHGGLVQDIESADVSSLCPKEPGERPVVFEVPVATAAHVVLPCSPSSAWASCVWHQPGGVTALPPRRDGLEVVVTPGALGAYACECQEGGAARVVAAYSLVWGSQRGPPSQAHTVGAGLAGFLLGVLAASLTLLLIGRRQQRRRQRELLARDKVGLDLGAPPSGTTSYSQDPPSPSPEDERLPLALAKRGSGFGGFPPPFLLDPCPSPAHIRLTGAPLATCDETSI
- the SEMA4F gene encoding semaphorin-4F isoform X1; its protein translation is MLASATLPLLGSLPPPASPFPLLLLAVLSGPVSGRVPRSVPRTSLPISEADSYLTRFTVPQTYNYSVLLVDPASHTLYVGARDTIFALSLPFSGERPRRIDWMVPEAHRQNCRKKGKKEDECHNFVQILAIANASHLLTCGTFAFDPKCGVIDVSSFQQVERLENGRGKCPFEPAQRSAAVMAGGVLYAATVKNYLGTEPIISRAVGRTEDWIRTETLPSWLNAPAFAAAVALSPAEWGDEDGDDEIYFFFTETSRAFDSYERIKVPRVARVCAGDLGGRKTLQHRWTTFLKADLLCPGPEHGRASSVLQDMAILRPEHGSETPIFYGIFSSQWEGAAISAVCAFQPQDIRTVLNGSFRELKHDCNRGLPVMDNDVPQPRPGECLTNNMKLQQFGSSLSLPDRVLTFIRDHPLMDQPVFPTDDHPLLVSTDTDYLRVVAHRVTSLSGTEYDVLYLGTEDGHLHRAVRIGAQLSVLEDLALFPEPQPVESMKLYQNWLLVGSRTEVTQVNTTNCGRLQSCSECILAQDPACAWSLRLDACVAHAGEHGGLVQDIESADVSSLCPKEPGERPVVFEVPVATAAHVVLPCSPSSAWASCVWHQPGGVTALPPRRDGLEVVVTPGALGAYACECQEGGAARVVAAYSLVWGSQRGPPSQAHTVGAGLAGFLLGVLAASLTLLLIGRRQQRRRQRELLARDKVGLDLGAPPSGTTSYSQDPPSPSPEDERLPLALAKRGSGFGGFPPPFLLDPCPSPAHIRLTGAPLATCDETSI
- the SEMA4F gene encoding semaphorin-4F isoform X3; this translates as MVPEAHRQNCRKKGKKEDECHNFVQILAIANASHLLTCGTFAFDPKCGVIDVSSFQQVERLENGRGKCPFEPAQRSAAVMAGGVLYAATVKNYLGTEPIISRAVGRTEDWIRTETLPSWLNAPAFAAAVALSPAEWGDEDGDDEIYFFFTETSRAFDSYERIKVPRVARVCAGDLGGRKTLQHRWTTFLKADLLCPGPEHGRASSVLQDMAILRPEHGSETPIFYGIFSSQWEGAAISAVCAFQPQDIRTVLNGSFRELKHDCNRGLPVMDNDVPQPRPGECLTNNMKLQQFGSSLSLPDRVLTFIRDHPLMDQPVFPTDDHPLLVSTDTDYLRVVAHRVTSLSGTEYDVLYLGTEDGHLHRAVRIGAQLSVLEDLALFPEPQPVESMKLYQNWLLVGSRTEVTQVNTTNCGRLQSCSECILAQDPACAWSLRLDACVAHAGEHGGLVQDIESADVSSLCPKEPGERPVVFEVPVATAAHVVLPCSPSSAWASCVWHQPGGVTALPPRRDGLEVVVTPGALGAYACECQEGGAARVVAAYSLVWGSQRGPPSQAHTVGAGLAGFLLGVLAASLTLLLIGRRQQRRRQRELLARDKVGLDLGAPPSGTTSYSQDPPSPSPEDERLPLALAKRGSGFGGFPPPFLLDPCPSPAHIRLTGAPLATCDETSI